Genomic segment of Drosophila ananassae strain 14024-0371.13 chromosome 2L, ASM1763931v2, whole genome shotgun sequence:
CAAAAGCTATTAACTGTTTAAAGTTatacataaattattttaactcAAATAAAATCTTTTACATCTTTAATAAATGTCTATTCAGATCAGAAGTTAATACTTCTGGCTAACTatgaataatttgttttttctagCTATTAACTACAAATGCATTTCAAATGAAGCAACGAAATAGTTAAGACGCAGCCACGGCAACGATCTTTAATTGGAAAATCGTTCTAAACAAGAAAATCTAAAAGGTACAACCAAAATTAACGATAGAGATGATCGGCCTGCAGGTTAGAGGCAATTTCGGACTCCCACTTGTCGCCATTGCAGAGCAGCTTTTCCTTGTTGTAAAGCAACTCCTCGTGCGTCTCCGTGGAGAATTCAAAGTTAGGTCCTTCCACGATGGCGTCAACTGGGCAAGCCTCCTGTGTAAATTGATGATACAAGAATATTTAGAACTTGcttcttataaatttaaattgaaaggTTCCTCACCTGACAGAAACCGCAGTAGATACACTTGGTCATGTCGATATCGTAGCGGGTGGTTCGCCTGCTTCCGTCAGCGCGTTCCTCTGCCTCAATGGTAATAGCCTGTGCCGGGCAGATGGCCTCACACAGCTTGCAAGCGATGCACCGCTCCTCGCCACTGGGATAGCGCCGCAGAGCGTGTTCGCCACGGAAACGCGGGCTGAGAGGTCCCTTTTCGAAGGGATAGTTGATGGTGGCCGGCTCCTTGAAGATGTGTGCCAGGGTGACTGCGAAACCGCGGAAGAGCTCCCCGAAGAACATCGTAGTGGCGGCACGATCAGTAATATCCGCAAACTCCATGCTCTGCTCCTTATTGTTTACGTAGACGTATCCCTGGGGTACTGGTACGATATCTTTCGGTTCCGCCTTTTGAGCAGCCAGCATCCTGGCGCCGTGGGTGCCAAACATGCGCTGACCTGAGGAGGAACCAATCCAGCGTTAAATCACTCATGAAAATCATTTATTTATCCAATTTTGTCCTTTGTTTTGCTATGACATAAGCTTACATAACCTCACTAAGCGCTATTTTTCGCCAGTTTTCACGGTTTTCCAGCGCTTGGAAGTGAGTGAGATTTAAGCTTTCCATTCGCCACTAACCATTGCGCGATGCGGTGAAAATTCGCATAGTTAGCGACATGTTTGTGGCCCAATTAGTCTAAAAACTGGCAAAAAATTGTTTTGCTATTGAATTTCCACGAACTGTTATCGAAATAGTGGCTGCCAACTTAGTTAAAATTGTTACAGTGAAGAGAACTATCGataaataatttcataaataa
This window contains:
- the LOC6499272 gene encoding NADH dehydrogenase (ubiquinone) 23 kDa subunit, with protein sequence MSLTMRIFTASRNGQRMFGTHGARMLAAQKAEPKDIVPVPQGYVYVNNKEQSMEFADITDRAATTMFFGELFRGFAVTLAHIFKEPATINYPFEKGPLSPRFRGEHALRRYPSGEERCIACKLCEAICPAQAITIEAEERADGSRRTTRYDIDMTKCIYCGFCQEACPVDAIVEGPNFEFSTETHEELLYNKEKLLCNGDKWESEIASNLQADHLYR